From Litorilinea aerophila, the proteins below share one genomic window:
- a CDS encoding DUF3592 domain-containing protein, with protein sequence METHKTQPSQIPTRSQLRLLLGTAALSLAISATLLAFGFVFLQKANASRDWPAVTGRVQNVRVTRNLSNSQGSMPDREYFFEVHYTYAVEGHTYTGKRFSLGHGSNAAGRTYDSEEAARAAAAAYTAGSAITVYYDPAAPEEAVLLPGAGFGAYAPLLLGLLFLLAGVALLRFYSRRKALVSGHGSMTPLQKGHF encoded by the coding sequence ATGGAAACGCACAAGACCCAACCCTCACAGATCCCAACACGTTCCCAACTGCGGCTGCTGTTGGGAACGGCCGCCCTGTCATTGGCAATCAGCGCGACGCTGCTGGCCTTCGGTTTCGTTTTCCTGCAAAAAGCCAATGCCAGCCGGGACTGGCCGGCGGTCACGGGACGCGTCCAGAACGTGCGCGTCACCAGGAATCTCAGCAACAGCCAGGGATCGATGCCCGACCGGGAGTATTTTTTCGAAGTGCACTACACCTATGCGGTGGAGGGTCACACCTACACAGGCAAGCGCTTCTCGCTGGGCCATGGCAGCAATGCCGCCGGCCGCACCTACGACAGCGAGGAGGCAGCCCGGGCTGCCGCAGCCGCGTACACAGCCGGCAGCGCCATCACCGTCTATTACGACCCGGCCGCGCCGGAAGAGGCCGTTTTGCTGCCGGGCGCAGGCTTTGGCGCATACGCCCCGCTGCTGCTAGGCCTCTTGTTCCTGCTGGCCGGCGTAGCCTTGTTACGTTTTTACTCCCGGCGCAAAGCGCTGGTGTCCGGCCATGGATCAATGACTCCCCTGCAGAAAGGGCATTTTTAA
- a CDS encoding c-type cytochrome, whose product MGKRIKTLAIALAALLGLAAVAVTTLVLLGNSRLNKVYRVQPETVAVPADGAALQRGQYLVATGCAGCHGGNLAGTPFFEDPALGRIPAPNLTGGAGGIGATYTDQDLLLAIRHGIGQDGRPLMIMPSDAFWHYSDEDLAAVIAYLHSAPPVDNDLGERTLGLLGRVLVGAGVLNVLAAERIDHDGPRPVAPPQQVDAAYGEYVANISDCRSCHGPALAGGRSSEPGAPPGPNLTPGGDLATWTAADFVRTLQTGVTPAGKALNPAYMPWPGYGQMTEEDLTALFLYLQSLPAVAGQE is encoded by the coding sequence CGTCACCACGCTGGTGCTGCTCGGCAACAGCCGGCTGAACAAAGTCTATCGGGTGCAACCGGAAACCGTGGCCGTGCCCGCGGATGGGGCCGCGCTGCAAAGGGGCCAATATCTCGTGGCCACGGGATGCGCCGGCTGCCACGGCGGCAACCTGGCCGGCACCCCCTTCTTCGAGGACCCGGCCCTGGGCCGCATCCCCGCGCCCAACCTGACCGGCGGCGCAGGTGGGATCGGCGCCACCTACACCGACCAGGACCTGCTCCTCGCCATCCGTCACGGCATCGGCCAGGATGGCCGGCCCCTGATGATCATGCCCTCGGACGCCTTCTGGCACTACAGCGACGAAGACCTGGCCGCGGTCATCGCCTATCTGCACAGCGCGCCGCCGGTGGACAACGACCTGGGCGAGCGCACGCTGGGCCTGCTCGGCCGGGTGCTGGTGGGCGCGGGCGTCTTGAATGTGCTGGCAGCCGAGCGGATCGACCACGACGGCCCGCGGCCGGTCGCGCCACCCCAACAGGTGGACGCTGCCTACGGCGAATATGTGGCCAACATCAGCGACTGCCGCAGTTGCCACGGCCCGGCCCTGGCCGGCGGCCGGTCGTCGGAGCCGGGCGCGCCCCCTGGCCCTAACCTGACCCCGGGCGGCGACCTGGCGACCTGGACGGCCGCCGACTTCGTCCGCACCCTGCAGACCGGCGTCACGCCCGCGGGCAAGGCGCTGAACCCGGCCTACATGCCGTGGCCGGGCTACGGACAGATGACCGAGGAGGACCTGACCGCGCTCTTCCTCTACCTGCAATCTCTGCCCGCCGTGGCCGGCCAGGAGTGA